In Edaphobacter aggregans, the sequence GGCCGTGAGCTGCTGCGGTTTGATAGTGAGGGAGATGGCGGTGCTTTGGGCAGAGGCGTGGGTCTGATCTCCGGCGTAGGTGGCGATGATGGTGTGCACGCCCGTCGAGAGAGTACTGGTATCGAGAGTTGCGGAGTTTGAGGTGATTGGGGTGGTCCCGAGGGTGGAGGGGGTGGAGGTGTCGAGGAAGGTGATGGAGCCGGTAGCTGGGGTAGATGTAGCCAGAGTCGCGGTGAGGTACCCGGTTCCGTAGGAGATGACTGCGGGAGCGGTCAGGGTCAGGGCTCCGGGGATGGTAACGCCGAGGCCGGCGATGGTGTGGATGGTTTTGTCAGTGGAGATTTGGCGGATGCGTTGGTTAGCAGTATCGGCCAGAGCGATCAGGCCGGTGGAAGTGAGGGTGGCGGTGCGCGGGGAGTCGAGCGAAGCATTGACGGCGGGACCGTTATCGCCAGCGAAGATTTGGGTTCCTTCTCCGGCTATGGTGGTGATGGTGCCGGTGGTGTCTATACGACGGATGCGGTGGTTGGCGGTGTCGGCTATGTAGATGTTGCCGGTGGCGTCGAGGGTGAGCCCGTGTGGTAGCGCGAGGGATGCAGCGCTAGCAGGTGCGTTGTCACCGCTGAAACCAGAGGTTGATCCGGCTATGGTGGTGATGGTGCCGGTGGTGTCTATACGACGGATGCGGTGGTTGTGGGTGTCGGCGATGTAGATGTTGCCGGTAACGTCGACTGCGAGGCCCGTTGGAGAGTCGATGGTGGCGGCGATGGCCGGGCCGTTGTCGCCGGAGAAGCCTTGTGTGCCGGTTCCGGCAATGGTGGTAATGATGCCGCTGGTGGCGGTTATTTTGCGGATGCGGTGGTTTTGTGTGTCGGCGAAGTAGAGATTGCCGGTGGTGTCGAAGGCGAGGGCCGTGGGGAGGTTGAGGTGGGCGGCTGTTGCGGGGCCTGCGTCGCCGCTGAAACCAGGAGTGCTCGTTCCGGCAATGGTGGTGATGATGCCGGTGGCTGCTGTGATCTTGCGGATGCAGTCGTTGTGGGTGTCGGCGATGTAGATGTTGTTTGCGGCATCAAGAGCCAGGCCCTGAGGGGAGTCTAGCTGGGCTGCGGTGGCTTGGCCGTTGTCGCCGGAGAAGCCTTGTGTGCCGGTTCCGGCGATGGTGGTGATGATGCCGTTGGGATCGACTTTGCGGATGACGTGGCTTGCGGTTTCGGCGAGGTACAGGTTTCCTTGAGGGTCGAAGACGATGGCGGTGGGAAGGATGAGTGGGATGGTTGTGGCGGAGCTTTGGGATGGAGCAGGGATGGGTAAAAGTGCGATGAGAAGCAGGAGGGCGATCGCGAGAACGCGAGAAGGATGATATGGCTTGATGCCGCTCTGCTTGCCCATGTACCTGCGTGCCGCTCAACTTGCAGAAGTGTGTTCTATACGAGATGGATTGAGCGCATATACCCAGCAACGCGTCGTAGAACTGTCCTCACATTGTACGGTAACGAGCTGGCGAAGGAAGAGGCTGGCTTCGGGAGACTCGGGGAAAAATTCTTCGTAGCGATCGAGCCGATGAAGGAACGTCGGATCGGAGGGGATCTCGAAGATGTGACCTGTGATTTGTTCGGTTGTTGCTTCTTCGAGAAGAACGCCGGGGTAAACTCCTAGATCGAGCAGCTTGCCGCGAATGGTTCCCTTCCCTATGAAATGGAGGCGGCGCACGTCTGCGCGGAT encodes:
- a CDS encoding Ig-like domain repeat protein, whose amino-acid sequence is MGKQSGIKPYHPSRVLAIALLLLIALLPIPAPSQSSATTIPLILPTAIVFDPQGNLYLAETASHVIRKVDPNGIITTIAGTGTQGFSGDNGQATAAQLDSPQGLALDAANNIYIADTHNDCIRKITAATGIITTIAGTSTPGFSGDAGPATAAHLNLPTALAFDTTGNLYFADTQNHRIRKITATSGIITTIAGTGTQGFSGDNGPAIAATIDSPTGLAVDVTGNIYIADTHNHRIRRIDTTGTITTIAGSTSGFSGDNAPASAASLALPHGLTLDATGNIYIADTANHRIRRIDTTGTITTIAGEGTQIFAGDNGPAVNASLDSPRTATLTSTGLIALADTANQRIRQISTDKTIHTIAGLGVTIPGALTLTAPAVISYGTGYLTATLATSTPATGSITFLDTSTPSTLGTTPITSNSATLDTSTLSTGVHTIIATYAGDQTHASAQSTAISLTIKPQQLTASISPSTIFYGQPIPSLTATLTGLLPQDTGNLTVTFNTTATNLSPTGTYPLTPTLTGRAAGNYIFSNNPTLTIAPTPTLITLTASSATVSPGSPLTLTTHVASTTSGSPTGSIVLMDGTTTILTTTISTTGDATFTTSALSTGSHTLTIFYKGDGNFASSTSTPTIIGVGVAGGPTSSADFTVAATGNTTQTILYGASATFTFAIQPTGSTTLSSPITLAATGFPNLATASFNPTYLLPGLSTPNTVILTITTPKATTLNHTSAPQTTAFALLLLPVAAITLRLRNRHIKFLTICLLSLPLVLCLGCGARINTGVQSESATPSQTYTITVTGTATSSTGTILQHAATVTLVVQPSN
- a CDS encoding gamma-glutamylcyclotransferase; protein product: MPQKLFIYGTLHPDIAPQAIRADVRRLHFIGKGTIRGKLLDLGVYPGVLLEEATTEQITGHIFEIPSDPTFLHRLDRYEEFFPESPEASLFLRQLVTVQCEDSSTTRCWVYALNPSRIEHTSAS